A stretch of the Vigna radiata var. radiata cultivar VC1973A chromosome 7, Vradiata_ver6, whole genome shotgun sequence genome encodes the following:
- the LOC106768054 gene encoding uncharacterized protein LOC106768054, producing the protein MTQKMWPLSSEKNSSRKMQNESGSSTSATTNNAVATKSMVSACHCCCLVTKLMRKLKRRGRTLRPKTASRQGSFQCRYDPLSYSLNFDSTGCGSLMDEDYYKFYAFSSRFVANPRTTSSCPVLQLQSPQ; encoded by the coding sequence ATGACACAGAAAATGTGGCCTTTAAGCTCTGAAAAGAACAGCAGCAGGAAGATGCAAAATGAATCTGGCAGCTCCACAAGCGCCACCACCAACAATGCTGTGGCAACGAAATCCATGGTGTCAGCATGCCACTGTTGTTGTTTGGTGACGAAACTTATGAGGAAACTGAAGAGACGTGGCCGCACACTGCGACCGAAAACTGCGAGTCGACAAGGTTCGTTCCAATGTCGCTATGATCCGTTGAGTTATTCCTTGAACTTTGACTCCACTGGATGTGGCAGCTTAATGGATGAAGATTACTACAAGTTCTACGCTTTCTCTTCCAGGTTTGTGGCAAATCCAAGAACAACTTCTTCATGCCCCGTTCTTCAACTACAATCACCACAATGA